From the Martelella mediterranea DSM 17316 genome, one window contains:
- a CDS encoding ABC transporter ATP-binding protein: MMRDILLSVRDLTLSLGNGVKLVDNVSFDVRPGEIFGIVGESGSGKTLATRALMSLLPAGITPTSGETVFEGRDTLTMSPRDLRSLRGARIGMVFQEPMTSLNPSMLIGRQLEEGLKLHTGLTREKRRDAILAMLERVGIVDPKGALSAYPHEFSGGMRQRIMLASVMLLKPALLIADEPTTALDAVIQRDVMELMVELTRAEGTAVLLISHDLPMVARYTSRIAVMEKGVVVESGTTDDILTNPQHVYTRKLLSSLPGRGETRTFRPDDTPVLSVENVIVDYHKAGALFRKGQAKRALHGVSVTIRQGEVVALVGGSGSGKTTLGRTIAGLIHQTSGDILFNGKPREGDWAHYRQNCQMVFQDPYSSLDPRMTIVKLVEEALRTMPGLSAAERRRRALATLAEVGLPGAFAERLPHELSGGQRQRVAIARAVVREPKLLIADEPVSALDVTVRAQVLALFADLQKKHGFSCLFISHDLSVVEQIADRVIVMQHGRIVEEGPRDDIFDRPQHAYTQRLLSAIPALDFNETGGVKLKWRLEE; encoded by the coding sequence ATGATGAGGGATATTCTCCTTTCCGTCCGCGACCTGACGCTCTCCCTCGGCAATGGCGTCAAGCTCGTCGATAATGTCTCCTTCGATGTCCGCCCCGGCGAGATCTTCGGCATTGTCGGCGAATCCGGCTCCGGCAAGACGCTGGCGACCCGCGCGCTGATGTCGCTTCTGCCCGCCGGGATCACGCCGACAAGCGGTGAGACCGTGTTCGAGGGGCGCGACACGCTGACCATGAGCCCGCGCGATCTGAGATCGCTGCGCGGCGCGCGGATCGGCATGGTGTTCCAGGAGCCGATGACCTCGCTCAACCCGTCGATGCTCATCGGCCGGCAGTTGGAGGAGGGGCTGAAGCTCCACACCGGGCTTACCCGTGAGAAGCGCCGGGACGCGATCCTCGCCATGCTGGAAAGGGTCGGCATCGTCGATCCGAAGGGGGCGCTGTCGGCCTATCCGCACGAGTTTTCCGGCGGCATGCGCCAGCGCATCATGCTCGCCTCGGTGATGCTGCTGAAGCCGGCGCTGCTCATCGCCGACGAACCGACCACGGCGCTTGACGCAGTGATCCAGCGTGACGTGATGGAGCTGATGGTGGAACTCACCCGCGCCGAAGGCACGGCGGTGCTGCTGATCAGCCACGACCTGCCGATGGTGGCGCGCTATACCAGCCGCATCGCGGTGATGGAAAAGGGCGTCGTTGTCGAAAGCGGCACCACGGACGATATTCTGACAAACCCGCAGCATGTCTATACCCGCAAGCTGTTGTCATCGCTGCCGGGACGCGGCGAAACCCGGACATTCCGTCCGGACGATACGCCGGTGCTGTCCGTCGAAAACGTGATCGTCGACTATCACAAGGCCGGCGCGCTGTTTCGCAAGGGCCAGGCCAAGCGCGCCCTCCATGGCGTTTCGGTGACGATCCGCCAGGGCGAGGTGGTGGCGCTGGTCGGCGGTTCGGGCTCCGGCAAGACCACGCTCGGGCGCACCATTGCCGGGCTGATTCACCAGACGTCGGGCGATATCCTGTTCAACGGCAAGCCGCGGGAAGGGGACTGGGCGCACTATCGGCAGAACTGCCAGATGGTGTTCCAGGACCCGTATTCGTCGCTCGACCCGCGCATGACGATCGTCAAGCTGGTCGAAGAGGCGCTGCGCACGATGCCGGGGCTGAGCGCCGCCGAGCGGCGCAGGCGGGCGCTCGCGACGCTTGCCGAGGTGGGCCTGCCCGGCGCATTCGCCGAACGGCTGCCGCACGAACTTTCCGGCGGCCAGCGCCAGCGCGTGGCAATCGCCCGCGCCGTGGTGCGCGAGCCGAAACTGCTGATCGCCGACGAGCCGGTGTCCGCGCTTGATGTGACGGTCAGGGCGCAGGTACTGGCGCTGTTCGCCGACCTGCAGAAGAAGCACGGCTTTTCCTGCCTGTTCATCAGCCACGACCTTTCCGTGGTCGAGCAGATCGCCGACCGGGTGATCGTGATGCAGCACGGCAGAATCGTCGAGGAAGGTCCGCGCGACGATATCTTCGACCGTCCGCAGCATGCCTATACGCAGCGGCTGCTTTCGGCCATTCCCGCGCTCGACTTCAACGAGACCGGCGGCGTGAAACTCAAATGGCGGCTGGAGGAGTGA
- a CDS encoding ABC transporter permease yields the protein MRKLSYNAVIGGFLIGLLLVVALLGAFWTPYDPLKLDFVARLKPPSLAHWMGTDEFGRDVLSRIMVGAGASVWIGTLTVTFTIVMGTLIGLVSGYTRGLTDGLIMAVNNALLAFPGILLALGLLAVFGANQYGIIFALGIAYTPSMARLVRGVVMTLREAEFIEASKLMGNSEFYTVFRHILPNCLAPMSVLATTMFGWAILSESALSFLGLGVPPPAPTWGNMLAAGRPFIEQAVWLGVFPGLCIALTLLGINLLGDALRDRLDPRMRGLK from the coding sequence ATGAGAAAACTTTCCTATAATGCCGTGATCGGCGGTTTCCTGATCGGTCTCCTGCTCGTTGTCGCCCTGCTCGGCGCGTTCTGGACGCCCTATGATCCGCTGAAGCTCGATTTCGTCGCCCGGCTGAAGCCGCCGAGCCTGGCCCACTGGATGGGGACCGACGAATTCGGCCGCGACGTGTTGAGCCGGATCATGGTCGGCGCCGGCGCGAGTGTGTGGATCGGCACGCTGACGGTAACCTTCACCATTGTCATGGGCACGCTGATCGGCCTTGTCAGCGGCTATACGCGGGGGCTGACAGACGGTCTGATCATGGCCGTCAACAATGCGTTGCTCGCCTTTCCCGGCATCCTGCTGGCGCTTGGCCTGCTCGCCGTTTTTGGCGCCAATCAGTACGGCATCATTTTCGCGCTCGGTATCGCCTATACGCCATCGATGGCGCGTCTGGTGCGCGGCGTGGTGATGACGCTGCGCGAAGCCGAGTTCATCGAAGCCTCGAAGCTGATGGGCAACAGCGAGTTCTACACGGTGTTCCGACATATCCTGCCCAATTGCCTGGCGCCGATGTCGGTGCTGGCGACCACCATGTTCGGCTGGGCGATCCTGTCGGAAAGCGCGCTCTCCTTCCTCGGCCTCGGCGTGCCGCCGCCCGCACCCACCTGGGGCAACATGCTGGCCGCCGGCCGGCCGTTCATCGAGCAGGCCGTATGGCTCGGCGTTTTCCCCGGCCTCTGCATCGCGCTCACGCTGCTCGGCATCAATCTTCTGGGCGACGCTTTGCGCGACCGGCTCGACCCGCGCATGAGGGGGCTGAAATGA
- a CDS encoding ABC transporter permease, whose translation MLRFFLHRVAMAIPTVIIVSITVFGLIRLIPGNPAELLLGDMADDRQIAQLETELGLDKSLPRQFLIWSENALSGDLGRSIINDEPVLPLVAARFVISGEIVLIAVVLAAILAVPAGIIAAWRQNSVTDLALVGTATLLLSIPTFWLGLLLLLLFGLELGWLPVLGYVSLRDNLTEGLIYIILPVATLVMHEMGVLLRMSRASTLEVLRLDYITHARAKGLSEMAVLWRHAFKNAFGPTWTMIGLILGNLLGGIAVIETVFSIPGLGRLMVDSIFQRDYPVIQGCLLFVALSYVVVNLIIDLFYPLFDPRVTAQ comes from the coding sequence ATGCTGAGATTTTTCCTCCATCGCGTCGCGATGGCGATACCGACGGTGATCATCGTATCGATCACGGTGTTCGGCCTGATCCGTCTCATTCCCGGCAATCCGGCCGAACTGTTGCTCGGCGACATGGCCGATGACCGGCAGATCGCCCAATTGGAGACCGAGCTCGGTCTCGACAAGTCGCTGCCGCGGCAATTCCTGATCTGGAGCGAAAACGCGCTCTCGGGCGATCTTGGCCGCTCGATCATCAATGACGAACCGGTGCTGCCGCTGGTCGCCGCGCGCTTTGTCATCAGCGGCGAGATCGTGCTGATCGCGGTGGTGCTGGCCGCCATTCTGGCCGTGCCCGCCGGCATCATAGCGGCATGGCGGCAGAACTCGGTGACGGACCTTGCCCTTGTCGGTACGGCGACGCTGCTTCTTTCGATCCCGACCTTCTGGCTCGGCCTTCTGCTGCTTTTGTTGTTCGGGCTTGAGCTCGGCTGGCTTCCGGTGCTCGGCTACGTGTCGCTGCGCGACAATCTCACCGAGGGGCTGATCTATATCATCCTGCCGGTGGCCACACTCGTCATGCATGAAATGGGCGTGCTGCTGCGCATGTCCCGCGCCTCGACGCTGGAAGTGCTGCGGCTCGATTACATCACCCATGCCCGCGCCAAGGGGCTTTCCGAAATGGCGGTGTTGTGGCGTCACGCCTTCAAGAATGCCTTCGGCCCGACCTGGACGATGATCGGCCTCATCCTCGGCAATCTCTTGGGCGGCATCGCGGTGATCGAGACCGTGTTCTCGATCCCGGGCCTCGGCCGGCTGATGGTCGACAGCATCTTCCAGCGGGATTACCCGGTTATCCAGGGCTGCCTGCTGTTCGTCGCGCTCTCCTATGTCGTCGTCAATCTGATCATCGACCTGTTCTATCCGCTGTTCGATCCCCGGGTGACGGCACAATGA
- a CDS encoding LysR family transcriptional regulator — MNIKQLEVFRAVLSTGSTMGAAKSTGLSQSGVSRLVQQLESDLDLTLFQRVKGRLVPTPEARTLEAEAKTVLLNLARFSQLADEIRTGASETEAVRIGLPSSMWENFAPAMLKDYREGFPGVRVETFFETTMTIQRMIDQRVIDFGFLRHEGEISPGIRLEIVAEGRSVAVMHRDHRLAARDVIRPEDLRGEPLIMLGRLRAHRVMLDRLLQNEAVRADVRIETHSNSSACAYAAEGLGIALASSFYANLYKHLPVVQRPFEPKLTQRFGIATAEGVPMSLAAKGLMAALKRQIERSQMDDQA; from the coding sequence ATGAACATCAAGCAGCTCGAAGTTTTCCGCGCGGTGCTGTCGACGGGCTCGACGATGGGGGCGGCCAAGAGCACCGGGCTCAGCCAGTCGGGCGTCAGCCGTCTCGTCCAGCAACTGGAATCCGATCTCGACCTGACGCTGTTCCAGCGCGTCAAGGGAAGGCTGGTGCCGACGCCGGAGGCGCGCACACTGGAGGCCGAGGCGAAGACCGTTTTGCTGAACCTGGCGCGTTTCAGCCAGCTTGCCGATGAAATCCGCACCGGCGCGTCTGAAACCGAGGCGGTGCGCATCGGGCTGCCGAGCAGCATGTGGGAGAATTTCGCGCCCGCGATGCTGAAGGATTATCGCGAAGGTTTTCCCGGCGTCAGGGTCGAGACCTTTTTCGAGACAACCATGACCATCCAGCGGATGATCGATCAGCGGGTGATCGATTTCGGCTTTCTGCGTCACGAGGGCGAGATCAGTCCGGGCATCCGCCTCGAGATCGTCGCCGAGGGGCGAAGCGTCGCCGTCATGCACCGCGACCACCGGCTGGCCGCGCGCGATGTCATCCGGCCGGAGGACCTGCGCGGCGAGCCGCTGATCATGCTCGGCCGGCTGCGCGCCCATCGGGTGATGCTCGACCGGCTGTTGCAGAACGAGGCCGTGCGTGCCGACGTGCGCATCGAAACGCATTCCAATTCCTCCGCCTGTGCCTATGCCGCCGAGGGGCTCGGGATCGCGCTTGCGAGCAGTTTCTACGCCAATCTCTACAAGCATCTCCCCGTTGTGCAACGGCCGTTCGAGCCGAAACTCACGCAGCGCTTCGGGATTGCGACCGCAGAGGGCGTGCCGATGTCGCTTGCCGCCAAGGGCCTGATGGCGGCGCTGAAGCGCCAGATCGAACGCTCCCAGATGGACGATCAGGCTTAA
- a CDS encoding helix-turn-helix transcriptional regulator, whose amino-acid sequence MTFTLPQLPVPLVFATHRVIRDCNSEFAAVFGYEREALINQSFARLYPALEDFVRTGKMWRDHLPGGAVYYDERIMADTGGRRFWCRVRGRSFDAADPFAAAVYCFEPMSRPTSAATKTLTGRQRQILALVAQGKTNAAIADELNLSRRTIEAHRLRLARAIGVRNSSELIAWFLNSEENRP is encoded by the coding sequence TTGACCTTCACATTGCCGCAACTGCCCGTGCCGCTCGTGTTCGCCACGCATCGGGTCATCCGGGATTGCAACAGCGAGTTCGCGGCGGTCTTCGGCTATGAACGCGAGGCGCTGATCAACCAGAGCTTCGCCCGGCTCTACCCCGCGCTCGAGGATTTCGTGCGCACCGGGAAAATGTGGCGCGATCATCTTCCCGGCGGCGCCGTCTACTATGACGAGCGGATCATGGCCGATACCGGGGGACGGCGTTTCTGGTGCCGCGTCAGGGGGCGCTCCTTCGATGCCGCAGACCCGTTCGCCGCGGCGGTTTACTGCTTCGAGCCGATGAGCCGGCCGACGAGCGCGGCCACGAAAACCCTGACCGGCCGACAGCGCCAGATCCTGGCGCTGGTCGCCCAGGGCAAGACCAACGCCGCGATCGCGGATGAACTCAACCTGTCGCGCAGAACCATAGAGGCGCACCGTCTGCGGCTGGCGCGCGCGATCGGCGTGCGCAACAGTTCCGAACTGATCGCGTGGTTCCTCAACAGCGAGGAAAATCGGCCGTAA